The following are from one region of the Paraglaciecola sp. L1A13 genome:
- a CDS encoding cytochrome c/FTR1 family iron permease, protein MAFSPPYIQGLRSSLTLRQSLLGSKVLVLALLLMMSTFISASISAQQLGEIDPVKESRQILQMAEYIGVDYSEAVVDGEVASEDEFAEMQQFAKLILQKGTALQDANLADFDLSQTSVMANAQALQQAILAKSSMDKIQELTQHMRQQLLAMSPALQLPANLLPKPQIEKLFETNCSSCHGPAGEGNGPLAKSFSPQPTDFTEKERALNRSLLGLYDAISAGLNDTAMRAFTELNDQQRWSLAFYAGSLAFAPDAQGTESTYNQQMSKAPHLKIALQSWINNNPVQIVAQHDNLALADVEQWRATPAVFFSPSDSPIITAKTNLIAAVDAYQKGNLSQAQTLAVSAYLDGFELIENNLDARDSGLRRTVESQLLNFRNVLSVAANNEQVNVELQQILAQLDQVDNKLSGEVLSNNAMFSASLIILLREGLEALLVVIALITVLIKTQRQDAIRYVHYGWITALIAGGVTWWAAQSLINISGASREVMEGGAALLAAVILFYVGYWMHSKTQASQWQQYIQNNVERHLGTGTLWGLAGLAFISVYREVFETILFYQSLLTQSVGDGSQASYVWYGLIAAVAILALITWLMLKYSLKLPIGRFFSLSAYFMLILAFVLAGKGISALQEAAVIAITPFPMDVSVSWLGISATWQGVLAQSVLLVIFVLLLSRKETSPNTVT, encoded by the coding sequence ATGGCATTTTCTCCCCCTTATATACAAGGCTTACGTTCTTCACTCACTTTGCGCCAAAGCCTGTTGGGCTCAAAAGTACTCGTATTGGCTTTGCTACTCATGATGAGTACGTTTATTTCTGCCTCTATTTCGGCGCAGCAATTGGGCGAGATTGATCCGGTAAAAGAAAGCCGTCAAATATTGCAGATGGCGGAATATATCGGGGTTGATTATTCTGAGGCCGTAGTTGATGGGGAAGTCGCAAGTGAAGATGAGTTTGCTGAGATGCAGCAATTTGCTAAGTTAATATTACAAAAAGGCACTGCGTTGCAAGATGCCAATTTGGCAGATTTTGATTTAAGCCAAACTTCAGTGATGGCTAATGCCCAGGCCTTACAACAAGCTATTTTAGCAAAATCCTCGATGGATAAAATTCAAGAACTTACGCAGCACATGCGTCAGCAGTTATTGGCCATGTCACCCGCATTGCAGTTACCCGCTAATTTGTTACCAAAACCTCAGATTGAAAAATTATTCGAAACTAACTGTTCTTCGTGTCATGGCCCCGCAGGGGAGGGTAATGGCCCATTAGCGAAATCATTTAGCCCGCAACCAACGGACTTTACCGAGAAAGAGCGCGCGTTAAATCGTTCGTTGCTTGGTTTGTACGATGCGATTAGCGCAGGTTTAAACGACACGGCTATGCGCGCTTTTACCGAACTCAATGATCAACAACGTTGGTCGTTGGCATTTTATGCAGGCAGTCTAGCGTTTGCCCCAGATGCCCAAGGAACTGAGAGCACATATAATCAGCAAATGTCTAAAGCGCCTCATCTTAAAATTGCTCTGCAAAGCTGGATAAACAATAACCCAGTTCAAATTGTTGCCCAGCACGATAATTTGGCTTTGGCCGATGTCGAACAATGGCGCGCCACACCGGCGGTCTTTTTCAGCCCGTCTGACTCGCCTATTATTACTGCCAAAACTAATTTAATCGCCGCGGTAGATGCTTATCAAAAGGGTAATTTGTCACAGGCTCAAACGTTAGCGGTTAGTGCATATTTAGATGGTTTTGAGCTAATTGAGAATAACCTAGACGCCAGAGACAGCGGTTTACGTAGAACAGTTGAAAGTCAGTTATTAAACTTTCGTAACGTACTTAGTGTTGCAGCAAATAACGAACAAGTGAATGTAGAGTTACAGCAAATCCTAGCTCAGCTTGATCAAGTGGATAACAAGTTATCTGGCGAAGTACTGTCGAACAATGCGATGTTTTCTGCGTCATTAATTATCTTACTGCGAGAAGGGTTAGAAGCACTATTAGTTGTGATCGCGCTTATTACGGTTCTTATAAAGACCCAGCGCCAAGATGCTATCCGTTATGTGCATTATGGTTGGATTACCGCGTTAATTGCTGGTGGCGTGACGTGGTGGGCAGCACAAAGCCTGATTAACATCAGCGGCGCTTCGCGAGAGGTAATGGAAGGAGGGGCAGCGTTACTCGCCGCTGTTATTCTATTTTATGTGGGTTACTGGATGCACAGTAAAACCCAAGCGTCTCAATGGCAACAATATATTCAAAACAACGTAGAGCGTCATTTAGGTACTGGCACACTGTGGGGCTTAGCTGGACTCGCGTTTATTTCGGTTTATCGTGAGGTCTTCGAAACCATTTTGTTCTACCAATCTTTGTTAACGCAGTCTGTTGGTGACGGTAGCCAAGCAAGTTATGTGTGGTACGGGCTAATTGCGGCTGTTGCGATACTGGCGCTTATTACGTGGCTAATGCTCAAGTATTCTTTGAAACTTCCCATCGGGCGCTTCTTTTCGCTTAGCGCGTACTTTATGCTTATTCTCGCTTTTGTATTGGCAGGTAAGGGCATATCAGCTTTACAAGAAGCCGCCGTGATTGCTATTACCCCTTTCCCAATGGACGTCTCGGTAAGTTGGCTAGGCATATCAGCTACGTGGCAAGGAGTATTGGCCCAAAGTGTACTGTTGGTAATTTTTGTGCTTTTGTTATCACGCAAAGAGACCAGTCCTAATACGGTTACGTAA
- a CDS encoding TonB-dependent receptor, which translates to MTNLSKAALAVCIHSALFSHVLNAQEAPAAKDKGLEKITVTAQKRTQSIQEVPISIATLNGERFESIFSGGDDILALAVRVPGLYAESSNGRVAPRFYIRGLGNTDFDLAASQPVSIVMDDVVKENVSLKSFPLFDVAQVEVIRGPQGTLFGRNTTAGIVKFDSVKPTEDFDAYAKMSVGNLGTVNVEGAVGGGLAEDLSGRFSVLSQDRSDWIDNGYTGENDAFGGFDEKAWRGQLLFSPSEDFSALLNVHGRELDGTASVFRANVFTKGSNDLNQNFDRDKIYYDGDIDGNGPDNNPQEYRNYGASLKLDVGMDDMSFTSITAYEEAEGSSLGDIDGGVYTNDLTTPVPSGLTSATFNSGFEDVLTFPGAIGFSAVTQDKLNDLEQFTQEIRLASETDDALSWQTGAFYYDSSFNVTSIDGYFGATTVFHSNTTWALFGQTSYEVNERLNVTGGVRYTHDKKSLHVGDQNVGGFALVTGDATVQNYDDINVDDGQISWELSANYKVDDDTSLFARFANGFRAQSIQGRDVAFEGDPSVADAETINSIEFGVKSDLLDNTLRLNAATFYYQIDDMQFSAIGGGANNVALVNADKGTGYGFEIDAQYVANDYLTLTAGYSYNKTEIKDDTLTVLPCGASEAFGSTGNCTVIDPRPNGFNASIDGNPFPQAPESIFTFTARYAVPMGNDGEFFAYTDWAYQGDTNLFLYESVEFQTDGNVEGGLRIGYENFEHNYTVALFGRNITDEENVKGAIDFNNLTGIVNQPRIFGIEAKVSFY; encoded by the coding sequence ATGACCAACTTATCTAAAGCAGCATTAGCGGTCTGTATACACAGTGCCCTTTTCAGCCATGTTCTTAACGCTCAGGAAGCGCCTGCGGCAAAAGACAAAGGCTTAGAAAAGATCACAGTTACAGCGCAAAAACGTACGCAAAGTATTCAAGAAGTGCCCATTTCAATTGCCACCTTAAACGGGGAGCGTTTCGAAAGCATTTTTTCTGGTGGTGACGATATTCTCGCCCTTGCAGTACGTGTACCGGGCCTTTATGCAGAGTCGTCTAACGGCCGCGTTGCGCCACGTTTTTATATTCGTGGCTTAGGCAACACAGATTTCGACCTAGCCGCATCTCAGCCTGTATCCATCGTGATGGACGACGTAGTAAAAGAAAACGTAAGCCTTAAAAGCTTCCCGTTGTTCGATGTAGCGCAAGTAGAAGTTATTCGTGGACCACAAGGCACGTTATTTGGACGTAACACCACAGCAGGTATTGTTAAGTTTGACTCGGTAAAACCTACTGAAGATTTTGATGCTTACGCGAAAATGAGCGTTGGTAACTTAGGTACTGTGAATGTCGAAGGTGCTGTTGGTGGCGGCTTAGCTGAAGACCTTTCTGGTCGTTTCTCAGTGTTATCGCAAGACCGTTCAGACTGGATCGATAACGGTTACACTGGCGAAAATGATGCCTTTGGCGGCTTTGACGAAAAAGCGTGGCGCGGGCAGTTATTATTCTCGCCCAGCGAAGACTTTTCAGCCTTACTTAACGTGCATGGTCGTGAACTAGACGGAACTGCTTCTGTTTTTCGTGCAAACGTATTTACCAAAGGCAGCAACGATTTAAATCAAAACTTCGACCGTGACAAAATTTATTACGATGGCGACATCGACGGAAACGGCCCTGATAACAATCCTCAAGAATATCGCAACTACGGTGCATCGCTTAAGCTCGATGTGGGCATGGACGACATGTCATTTACCTCAATTACCGCTTATGAAGAAGCTGAAGGCTCAAGTCTTGGGGATATTGATGGCGGTGTTTATACCAACGATTTAACCACGCCTGTTCCTAGTGGACTTACTTCCGCTACGTTTAATAGTGGTTTTGAAGATGTACTGACCTTCCCAGGTGCCATCGGCTTTAGCGCGGTCACGCAGGACAAGCTAAACGACTTGGAGCAGTTTACCCAAGAAATACGCTTAGCCAGTGAAACTGACGATGCGCTTAGCTGGCAGACCGGTGCGTTTTATTATGATTCATCATTTAATGTAACCAGTATTGATGGCTATTTTGGCGCGACTACGGTGTTTCATTCAAACACGACTTGGGCATTATTCGGCCAAACGTCTTATGAAGTTAACGAGCGCTTAAATGTGACTGGCGGAGTACGTTACACGCACGATAAAAAATCATTACATGTTGGCGATCAGAATGTTGGTGGCTTTGCACTGGTTACAGGTGATGCCACCGTACAAAATTATGACGACATCAATGTTGACGATGGTCAAATCAGCTGGGAGCTAAGTGCGAACTACAAAGTTGATGATGACACTTCACTTTTCGCTCGCTTTGCCAATGGTTTCAGGGCTCAGTCAATTCAAGGCCGCGACGTGGCTTTTGAAGGCGACCCTTCAGTTGCGGATGCAGAAACGATTAACTCCATTGAGTTTGGCGTTAAATCAGACTTACTTGATAACACTTTGCGTTTAAACGCGGCCACTTTTTATTATCAAATCGATGATATGCAGTTCTCTGCAATCGGTGGTGGGGCGAACAACGTTGCCTTGGTCAATGCTGATAAAGGTACCGGCTACGGTTTTGAAATTGACGCCCAATATGTGGCTAATGATTACTTAACCTTAACCGCAGGCTACAGCTACAACAAAACCGAAATAAAAGACGATACGTTAACCGTATTGCCTTGTGGTGCTAGCGAAGCGTTTGGCTCAACTGGCAACTGTACTGTAATAGATCCACGTCCTAATGGTTTTAACGCCTCGATCGACGGCAATCCATTCCCACAGGCACCTGAATCAATCTTTACCTTTACGGCGCGTTATGCAGTCCCTATGGGTAACGATGGTGAATTCTTTGCATACACGGATTGGGCATACCAAGGCGATACTAACTTGTTCTTATACGAGTCAGTTGAGTTTCAAACAGACGGAAATGTAGAAGGCGGTTTACGCATCGGTTACGAAAACTTCGAACATAACTACACAGTTGCATTGTTCGGTCGTAACATCACAGATGAAGAAAACGTAAAAGGCGCAATCGACTTTAACAACCTAACCGGTATCGTTAATCAACCGCGTATCTTTGGTATTGAAGCGAAAGTTAGCTTCTACTAA
- a CDS encoding DUF3450 domain-containing protein, translating to MKSTITLSASLLSVSLLLSASGYAQEDAYIKPAVEKAKEINDSAATSQQKINKINDQIDNKLQQFKTINKETEGLNVYNSQLRKQIASQVQEMADLNAAIDDVSVIERQITPLMMRMIDGLEQFIALDVPFLEQERATRIADLHRMMDKADVAPSEKFRRVMEAYQVEMDYGRTLEAYAGLHTIDGQERNVDFLRVGRTALIYQTRDAGMQGMWNAKAHQWEALPSSYRTQVTKGLRMAKKQMAPDLLMLPVAITD from the coding sequence ATGAAGTCTACCATTACGTTATCAGCCAGCTTACTCAGTGTAAGTTTGCTTTTATCTGCATCTGGCTATGCCCAAGAAGATGCATACATTAAGCCGGCCGTTGAAAAAGCGAAAGAGATCAATGACTCAGCCGCTACGTCTCAGCAAAAAATCAATAAGATTAATGATCAAATTGATAATAAATTGCAGCAGTTTAAGACGATTAATAAAGAGACCGAAGGACTAAACGTATACAACTCGCAGTTGCGCAAGCAGATAGCCAGTCAAGTACAAGAAATGGCTGACTTAAATGCTGCTATTGATGACGTAAGTGTTATCGAGCGTCAAATCACACCATTGATGATGCGCATGATAGACGGATTAGAGCAATTTATAGCGTTAGATGTTCCGTTTTTAGAACAAGAGCGTGCGACACGTATTGCTGATTTACACCGCATGATGGATAAAGCCGATGTTGCTCCATCTGAAAAGTTCCGCCGCGTGATGGAAGCCTATCAAGTTGAAATGGATTACGGACGTACGTTAGAAGCTTACGCCGGTTTACATACGATTGATGGTCAAGAACGTAACGTTGACTTCCTTCGTGTTGGCCGTACCGCCTTGATTTATCAAACGCGTGACGCGGGCATGCAAGGTATGTGGAATGCGAAAGCTCACCAGTGGGAAGCGTTACCGTCAAGCTACCGTACCCAAGTGACGAAAGGCCTGCGTATGGCCAAAAAACAAATGGCACCAGACTTACTGATGTTGCCTGTAGCGATCACGGATTAA
- a CDS encoding MotA/TolQ/ExbB proton channel family protein — MNQLVKNIALTLLVTFTATTAMAADPLPKRESALDLDALLKQLEQGQFQQTKQNTQREKDFAQQLAEQDQMLRDAGKQRDNALSTSETLETQFEENEFKLGDLNDALTKRLGSLKELFGVLQQVAGDTKSKFFNSVISAQIPNRAQFLDQMAQSMGSSSKLASIDEIERVWFEMQREMTESGKVTRFNTDVVEAGGAKVSKEVVRVGTFALIADGKYLDYEGATHSLGELIRQPAGRYTDSAQELQASNGELVEFGLDPTGGSILKLLVQAPSLKERVEQGGLVGYIILIVGALGLLLALERLVTLSVIKAKVNKQLKSDKFTSNNPLGRVMQVRDKYPHADTESLELHLTEAILGEIPKLSRNLTMIKIISVVAPLMGLLGTVTGMINTFQAITLFGTGDPKLMAGGISTALVTTVLGLVVAIPMTLLYAMLNTRSKDVVFILQEQASGVIAERAERMETSSTPNA; from the coding sequence ATGAATCAATTAGTTAAAAATATTGCACTTACGTTGTTGGTTACCTTCACGGCAACCACTGCTATGGCCGCTGACCCTCTTCCAAAAAGAGAGTCGGCACTGGATTTAGATGCGCTTCTAAAGCAACTAGAACAAGGTCAGTTTCAACAGACTAAGCAAAATACCCAGCGTGAGAAAGACTTTGCGCAACAACTCGCAGAACAAGATCAAATGTTGCGTGACGCAGGTAAACAGCGTGACAACGCACTTAGTACGTCAGAAACGTTGGAAACACAGTTTGAAGAAAATGAATTCAAATTAGGCGACTTAAACGATGCGCTAACTAAGCGTCTTGGTTCTCTTAAAGAGTTATTCGGTGTGCTGCAGCAAGTCGCAGGCGATACTAAGAGTAAATTCTTTAACTCGGTTATTTCGGCACAAATTCCCAACCGTGCACAATTCCTAGACCAGATGGCGCAATCGATGGGCTCAAGTTCGAAGCTTGCATCTATCGATGAAATCGAACGTGTTTGGTTCGAAATGCAGCGTGAAATGACCGAATCAGGCAAAGTGACACGTTTCAATACCGACGTTGTTGAAGCTGGTGGCGCTAAAGTAAGCAAAGAAGTGGTACGTGTGGGTACGTTTGCACTTATTGCTGATGGCAAATACCTCGATTACGAAGGTGCGACTCATTCATTAGGTGAATTAATTCGTCAACCTGCGGGTCGTTACACCGACAGTGCTCAAGAACTACAAGCATCAAACGGTGAATTAGTGGAATTTGGCTTAGACCCAACCGGTGGTTCAATTCTTAAGCTATTGGTACAAGCCCCCAGCTTAAAAGAACGGGTTGAGCAAGGTGGTTTAGTCGGTTACATCATTCTTATCGTAGGCGCACTTGGCTTACTATTAGCGCTCGAACGCTTAGTCACCTTGAGCGTAATTAAAGCGAAAGTGAACAAGCAGCTTAAGTCAGACAAGTTTACATCTAACAACCCACTTGGCCGCGTTATGCAAGTACGTGACAAATATCCCCATGCTGACACCGAATCATTAGAGCTTCACCTAACCGAAGCGATTTTGGGCGAGATACCTAAGTTGTCTCGTAACCTAACGATGATCAAGATCATTTCAGTTGTAGCACCGCTTATGGGTCTACTGGGAACCGTAACCGGTATGATTAACACCTTCCAAGCGATTACATTGTTTGGTACGGGAGACCCTAAATTAATGGCAGGCGGTATCTCGACTGCATTGGTCACTACCGTACTGGGTTTGGTTGTTGCCATCCCTATGACGTTGTTATACGCCATGCTTAACACCCGCTCTAAAGATGTTGTGTTCATTCTACAAGAGCAAGCGTCAGGTGTGATTGCAGAGCGTGCTGAGCGTATGGAAACAAGTTCAACGCCAAACGCCTAA
- a CDS encoding MotA/TolQ/ExbB proton channel family protein has protein sequence MLEFFEAIRDFTETGGQVLLVIGFLIFVMWLLILERALYVFIWHKAYKKETIAAWKARKDRRSWNAEQIRQAMISRVSLRLGAGIPIIQALVALCPLLGLMGTVTGMIEVFDVMAISGSGSARSMASGVSKATIPTMAGMVGALSGVFASTWLARTTKSERTHLEDALTIERK, from the coding sequence ATGTTGGAATTTTTCGAAGCAATACGTGATTTTACTGAAACAGGTGGCCAAGTTTTATTGGTCATCGGGTTTCTAATATTCGTCATGTGGTTGCTCATCCTAGAACGCGCGTTATACGTGTTCATTTGGCACAAGGCATATAAGAAAGAAACCATTGCCGCCTGGAAAGCACGTAAAGACCGTCGTTCATGGAATGCAGAGCAAATACGCCAAGCCATGATTTCACGGGTAAGCCTACGTTTAGGTGCAGGTATTCCCATTATCCAAGCGTTAGTCGCCTTATGCCCATTATTGGGCCTAATGGGAACCGTCACCGGCATGATCGAAGTATTCGATGTTATGGCCATTTCGGGATCAGGTAGTGCACGCTCAATGGCATCAGGTGTGTCTAAAGCGACTATTCCTACTATGGCAGGTATGGTCGGCGCGCTATCAGGGGTATTTGCTTCAACGTGGTTAGCGCGTACGACTAAATCAGAACGTACGCATCTAGAAGACGCATTGACAATAGAGCGTAAGTAG
- a CDS encoding biopolymer transporter ExbD: MKQHFQNLMDEEEAAIDMTPMLDVVFIMLIFFIVTASFVKESGIDVNRPEAATAVKKDRANILVAISDKGEIWINKRRIDVRAVQANIERLHAENPQGTVVIQADKKSTTETLIKVMDASRAAGITDVSIAAQEP; encoded by the coding sequence ATGAAACAACATTTTCAAAATTTGATGGACGAAGAAGAAGCAGCAATCGACATGACGCCGATGCTTGACGTGGTATTTATCATGTTGATTTTCTTTATCGTAACCGCGTCTTTCGTAAAAGAATCGGGAATCGATGTTAACCGCCCTGAAGCCGCTACGGCAGTGAAAAAAGATCGTGCTAATATCCTGGTAGCTATCAGTGACAAAGGTGAGATCTGGATCAACAAACGCCGTATTGATGTACGCGCCGTGCAAGCCAATATCGAGCGTCTTCATGCTGAAAACCCACAAGGTACCGTGGTGATTCAAGCAGATAAAAAATCGACCACTGAAACGTTGATTAAGGTTATGGACGCGTCGCGTGCAGCCGGTATTACTGATGTTTCAATTGCAGCTCAAGAGCCATAG
- a CDS encoding energy transducer TonB → MLRYLIAIILSAIVTLSLFFVMQSLIKSGGSALTEPAKGSVLDFVRVKKEESALKKDRKPKKPPKPEQPPPAMEQPQMDSPTPNAEGSGMDFGADVNEGLSLDGGLALESGDGEYLPIVKVAPVYPRRALSRGIEGFVIVEFTVSKLGSVKDPFVVEAQPADLFNQAAIDAALKFKYKPRVVNGEAAEVAGVQNRITFQIDG, encoded by the coding sequence ATGCTTAGATATCTGATAGCGATAATCCTGTCAGCCATAGTGACTTTGAGCTTGTTCTTCGTTATGCAATCACTGATTAAAAGTGGTGGCAGTGCGTTAACAGAGCCAGCAAAGGGCAGTGTGCTGGATTTTGTTCGGGTGAAAAAAGAAGAATCCGCCCTGAAAAAAGATCGTAAACCTAAGAAACCGCCTAAGCCAGAACAGCCGCCTCCAGCAATGGAGCAGCCGCAAATGGATTCGCCTACACCGAACGCAGAAGGCAGTGGTATGGACTTCGGTGCCGACGTTAACGAAGGGTTGTCTTTAGATGGCGGTTTGGCACTTGAGTCAGGTGACGGAGAATATTTACCTATCGTTAAAGTGGCACCGGTTTATCCGCGTCGCGCGTTATCTCGGGGTATTGAAGGATTTGTTATCGTTGAATTTACAGTGTCAAAATTAGGCTCAGTAAAAGATCCATTTGTTGTCGAAGCTCAGCCTGCTGATTTATTTAATCAGGCAGCAATTGATGCTGCGCTTAAATTTAAATACAAACCACGGGTAGTAAACGGTGAAGCGGCTGAAGTGGCTGGTGTACAAAACCGTATTACTTTCCAGATTGATGGTTGA
- the ahpC gene encoding alkyl hydroperoxide reductase subunit C gives MTQSLINSKVLPFKATAFKNGEFIDVSEKDIDGKWAIFMFYPADFTFVCPTELGDLAQHHAKLQELGVEVFSVSTDTHFTHKAWHGSSDTINQIEFAMIGDPTGKITRNFGVMIEEDGLALRGTFVVNPEGEIKIAEVHDLGIGRSASELLRKVQAAQYVASHDGEVCPAAWQPGEETLTPSLDLVGKI, from the coding sequence ATGACACAATCACTTATCAATAGCAAAGTTTTACCTTTCAAAGCAACAGCATTCAAAAATGGCGAATTCATTGACGTGTCTGAAAAAGACATTGACGGAAAATGGGCAATCTTCATGTTTTACCCAGCCGATTTCACCTTTGTTTGCCCTACTGAGCTTGGCGACTTAGCGCAACATCATGCGAAATTGCAAGAGCTAGGCGTGGAAGTGTTCTCTGTATCGACTGATACTCACTTTACCCATAAAGCGTGGCACGGCAGTTCTGACACAATCAATCAAATTGAGTTCGCTATGATCGGCGACCCAACCGGCAAAATTACCCGCAACTTCGGTGTCATGATCGAAGAAGACGGTTTAGCACTTCGCGGAACGTTCGTTGTTAACCCCGAAGGCGAAATCAAAATTGCTGAAGTACATGACTTAGGCATTGGTCGTTCTGCGAGTGAGTTACTTCGTAAAGTGCAAGCCGCCCAATATGTTGCGAGTCATGACGGTGAAGTGTGCCCAGCTGCATGGCAGCCAGGTGAAGAAACGCTTACCCCTTCTCTTGACCTAGTAGGCAAAATCTAA
- the ahpF gene encoding alkyl hydroperoxide reductase subunit F: MLDAKLKSQLATYLENLTSQVELRIAVDEQHQAKKSAEINNLANEIADLSPLVSVVKQSKSEIRKPSMEVVSVENNTSITFAGVPMGHEFTSLILALLNSGGHPVKISEQQVAEIKALSGSYQFETYVSLSCQTCPGVVQALNVMSVINPNITNTMIDGSLFQEEVSERNIMSVPSVYLNGELFTQGAVTIEKILSKIDPQAHVKQAQSLNDKAPYDMLIVGGGPAGAAAAIYAARKGIRTGIVAEKFGGQVTDTMAIENFISVKATDGPKLVSGLEQHVKDYDVDIMANNKALKLSKDGLITIELENGALLSSKTVMLATGARWREMNVPGEQQYRGKGVAYCPHCDGPLFKGKRVAVIGGGNSGIEAALDLANIVEHVTVLEFDSKLRADEVLQRKAKAAKNIDIVLNAMTTEVLGDGKRVTGLTYQDRVSQAVKQIELAGIFVQIGLVPNTEWLKGDVALTARGEIEVGQRGETSIEGVFAAGDVTTSPYKQIIIAMGDGANAALGAFDYLLRAPSEESAPSVVRTVDEQAA, from the coding sequence ATGTTAGATGCAAAATTGAAAAGCCAACTGGCAACCTATTTAGAAAACCTGACTTCACAAGTGGAGTTACGTATAGCTGTTGACGAACAACATCAAGCTAAAAAGTCAGCTGAGATAAACAACCTTGCTAACGAAATTGCAGATTTATCACCATTAGTAAGTGTGGTAAAGCAGAGTAAAAGTGAAATTAGAAAACCGTCAATGGAAGTGGTTTCGGTTGAAAATAACACCTCCATTACTTTTGCTGGTGTGCCGATGGGCCACGAATTTACCTCATTAATACTTGCCTTGCTAAATAGCGGCGGGCATCCGGTTAAAATCAGTGAACAGCAAGTAGCTGAAATAAAGGCGTTGTCTGGTTCATATCAATTTGAGACATACGTATCGTTGAGCTGTCAGACCTGCCCTGGGGTAGTGCAAGCATTGAACGTGATGTCCGTTATCAACCCAAATATTACTAACACCATGATAGATGGTTCACTGTTCCAAGAAGAAGTGAGCGAACGTAATATCATGTCTGTACCGAGTGTTTATTTAAATGGCGAACTGTTTACTCAAGGTGCAGTGACTATTGAGAAGATTTTAAGCAAAATTGACCCACAAGCTCACGTAAAGCAAGCCCAGTCGTTAAACGACAAAGCGCCGTACGATATGTTAATCGTTGGTGGCGGCCCAGCAGGCGCCGCAGCGGCAATCTACGCAGCTCGCAAAGGTATTCGCACAGGTATAGTAGCTGAAAAGTTTGGTGGTCAAGTGACTGACACTATGGCAATTGAAAACTTTATTTCAGTTAAGGCAACAGACGGCCCTAAGTTGGTGTCTGGTCTTGAGCAACATGTTAAAGACTACGACGTTGACATCATGGCTAATAATAAAGCGCTGAAATTATCAAAAGACGGTTTGATAACTATTGAGCTAGAAAATGGCGCGTTATTATCGAGCAAAACGGTGATGTTAGCCACAGGTGCTAGATGGCGTGAAATGAACGTACCTGGTGAGCAGCAATACCGAGGAAAGGGCGTGGCTTATTGCCCTCATTGTGATGGCCCTTTATTTAAAGGTAAACGTGTTGCCGTTATTGGTGGTGGTAATTCAGGCATTGAAGCCGCGTTAGATTTAGCCAATATCGTTGAGCATGTCACAGTACTTGAGTTTGATAGTAAGTTACGTGCGGATGAAGTGCTACAGCGTAAAGCGAAAGCAGCAAAGAATATTGATATTGTCTTAAACGCAATGACTACAGAAGTGCTGGGCGACGGTAAGCGTGTTACTGGCTTGACGTATCAAGACCGAGTTAGCCAAGCGGTTAAGCAGATAGAATTAGCGGGTATTTTTGTACAAATCGGTTTGGTGCCCAATACCGAATGGCTTAAAGGCGATGTCGCTTTAACCGCGCGGGGAGAAATCGAAGTCGGACAACGAGGTGAAACCTCTATTGAAGGCGTATTTGCAGCGGGTGATGTAACAACCTCGCCATATAAACAAATTATCATTGCCATGGGCGATGGTGCAAATGCGGCGTTAGGTGCGTTTGACTACTTGCTTCGCGCGCCGTCTGAAGAAAGTGCCCCATCAGTTGTACGTACAGTCGACGAACAGGCTGCCTAA